A DNA window from Nitrososphaerota archaeon contains the following coding sequences:
- a CDS encoding type 2 isopentenyl-diphosphate Delta-isomerase, translated as MREDEKEIIAKRKLDGLKIPLERDVQARTATTLLECVHLIHNALPEIDFNEIDTSTTFLNHRFGAPILIDAMTGGTPEAAKVNANLAAAAERLNLGMVLGSQRAALLGEDLAETYRVARNEGPSIFLAANIGGAQLARGLSLDDIKKLIDIVKADALVVHLNPLQELIQPEGEPTYKGVLAKIRELTKQLSLPVIVKEVGCGLSKEVALKLELANVAALNVAGAGGTSWAGIEHHRAREAEADQKAELGEIFWDWGIPTAAALIEVVKAVKIPVVASGGIRTGLDAAKCVALGAALSGMAYPLLKAAVVSKEELENTLKKIILQFKATMFLVGARSVSELRNVRKVITQPLKDWLTER; from the coding sequence TTGAGGGAAGACGAGAAAGAGATCATAGCGAAGAGGAAGCTGGACGGACTAAAAATCCCTCTAGAGCGAGATGTCCAAGCCCGCACAGCAACAACCCTTCTGGAGTGTGTGCATCTGATCCATAACGCATTGCCTGAAATAGACTTCAACGAGATAGACACGTCAACGACCTTTCTGAACCATAGATTCGGAGCACCTATACTAATAGATGCGATGACAGGCGGTACACCTGAAGCGGCGAAGGTTAACGCGAATCTAGCGGCTGCTGCAGAGCGGCTGAACCTAGGTATGGTGCTCGGAAGCCAAAGAGCAGCACTACTTGGTGAAGACCTAGCAGAAACCTACAGGGTGGCTAGGAATGAAGGGCCCAGCATCTTTCTGGCAGCCAACATAGGCGGAGCGCAGCTCGCAAGAGGTCTAAGTTTAGACGATATTAAGAAGCTGATCGATATTGTGAAGGCGGACGCACTTGTAGTCCATCTTAACCCGTTGCAGGAGCTCATACAACCAGAAGGTGAACCAACCTACAAAGGGGTTCTAGCCAAGATACGCGAGCTGACTAAACAGCTGAGCCTACCAGTTATAGTTAAGGAAGTAGGTTGCGGGCTGTCCAAAGAAGTAGCCCTAAAGCTAGAGCTGGCTAATGTAGCAGCATTGAATGTAGCTGGTGCTGGTGGAACAAGCTGGGCTGGTATAGAACACCACCGTGCACGAGAAGCTGAAGCTGATCAGAAGGCTGAGCTAGGCGAGATCTTCTGGGACTGGGGGATACCGACAGCTGCTGCTCTTATCGAAGTTGTTAAAGCTGTTAAGATCCCTGTAGTAGCCTCAGGAGGCATCAGAACTGGTTTAGATGCCGCCAAATGTGTCGCTCTGGGTGCAGCGCTGAGCGGGATGGCCTACCCTCTCCTTAAAGCGGCTGTCGTTTCTAAAGAAGAATTGGAAAATACGCTTAAAAAGATAATCCTCCAATTTAAGGCGACCATGTTTCTAGTAGGTGCCAGAAGTGTCAGCGAGCTTAGAAACGTCCGAAAGGTTATCACACAGCCTCTAAAAGACTGGTTAACAGAGCGATAA